One Candidatus Polarisedimenticolia bacterium genomic region harbors:
- the ychF gene encoding redox-regulated ATPase YchF — MKIGMLGFAKVGKTTLFNILTGAHVTVDRFASGKVEPNVGVARVPEPRLDRLSAMFKPKKTTYAHVDFLDIQGLSKGEAEAVDLKEMRNVDAIAHVVRAFRDDAIPHSEGAIDPRRDVATMETELILADLDVAQRRLERLELNIKKAKNKDDELELPVVKRCLEGLEREKPIRELDLSEDDLKKIRGFAFLTAKPILIVVNLDEADVPKMAGYVEAFGLGDLAARPRMALCAISARLEEEIASLEAADARAFLDDLGLQEPARDRLIWAAFGLLGLVQFFTVGEDECRAWPVRRGAAAPRAAGTIHSDFEKGFIRAEVVAYDDLIATGSIAAAREKAKLRSEGKSYVVQDGDVINFRFNV; from the coding sequence GTGAAGATCGGCATGCTTGGCTTCGCCAAGGTCGGAAAGACCACCCTGTTCAACATCCTGACCGGGGCGCACGTCACCGTCGACCGGTTCGCGTCCGGCAAGGTCGAGCCGAACGTCGGCGTCGCCAGGGTTCCCGAGCCGCGGCTCGACCGCCTGTCGGCCATGTTCAAGCCGAAGAAGACCACCTACGCGCACGTCGACTTCCTCGACATCCAGGGGCTTTCGAAGGGCGAGGCCGAGGCGGTCGACCTGAAGGAGATGCGCAACGTGGACGCCATCGCCCACGTGGTGCGCGCCTTCCGGGACGATGCCATCCCGCACAGCGAGGGCGCGATCGATCCGCGGCGCGACGTCGCCACGATGGAGACCGAGCTGATCCTGGCCGACCTCGACGTGGCGCAGCGCCGCCTGGAACGCCTGGAGCTGAACATCAAGAAGGCGAAGAACAAGGACGACGAGCTGGAGCTGCCGGTCGTCAAGCGCTGCCTCGAGGGGCTGGAGCGCGAGAAGCCTATCCGCGAGCTCGACCTGTCCGAGGACGATCTCAAGAAAATCCGCGGGTTCGCCTTCCTGACCGCCAAGCCGATCCTGATCGTCGTCAACCTGGACGAAGCGGACGTGCCCAAGATGGCCGGCTACGTCGAGGCCTTCGGGCTGGGGGACCTCGCCGCCCGTCCCCGCATGGCGCTGTGCGCCATCTCCGCCAGGCTGGAGGAGGAGATCGCCTCGCTCGAGGCCGCCGACGCGCGGGCCTTCCTGGACGATCTCGGCCTCCAGGAGCCGGCCCGGGACCGGCTGATCTGGGCGGCGTTCGGCCTGCTCGGGCTCGTCCAGTTCTTCACCGTCGGCGAGGACGAGTGCCGCGCCTGGCCGGTGCGGCGCGGCGCCGCCGCCCCGCGCGCCGCCGGCACCATCCATTCCGACTTCGAGAAGGGGTTCATCCGCGCCGAGGTCGTGGCGTACGACGACCTCATCGCCACCGGCAGCATCGCGGCGGCGCGCGAGAAGGCGAAGCTGCGATCCGAGGGAAAGAGCTACGTCGTCCAGGACGGTGACGTCATCAACTTCCGCTTCAACGTCTGA
- a CDS encoding tetratricopeptide repeat protein, which yields MTARPAARNSVLTVALAVLGALFLLSGSTAALAQPPEAETAPAQDEPARAPAPAPVAGLTPIDQAVPLDYKSIVERLSVTPNNPALLNELGNVLVQHGRLQQAVVQYEKALKIQPDLSIAWNNLGVARTAQGKFADGENAYRRAIKLNPAYALAYYNLGANLDQRKNFDQALVYYQRAIEIDPGLLDVRNNPQIATNRHIPEILIQSYLDKGGSVVLAVQSMYPPKPKKKPKP from the coding sequence ATGACGGCACGCCCGGCGGCTCGAAACTCCGTTTTGACGGTCGCCCTGGCGGTCCTCGGCGCCCTGTTCCTCCTCTCCGGATCGACCGCCGCGCTGGCGCAGCCGCCCGAGGCCGAGACGGCCCCGGCCCAGGACGAGCCGGCCCGTGCTCCGGCGCCGGCCCCCGTCGCGGGGCTCACGCCGATCGACCAGGCGGTCCCCCTCGACTACAAGTCGATCGTCGAGAGGCTCTCCGTCACGCCGAACAACCCGGCCCTCCTCAACGAGCTGGGAAATGTCCTGGTGCAGCACGGACGCCTGCAGCAGGCGGTCGTGCAGTACGAGAAGGCGCTGAAGATTCAGCCGGACCTGTCGATCGCCTGGAACAACCTCGGCGTCGCCCGGACGGCCCAGGGAAAGTTTGCGGACGGGGAGAACGCCTACCGCAGGGCCATCAAGCTGAATCCGGCCTACGCCCTGGCCTACTACAACCTGGGAGCGAACCTCGACCAGAGGAAAAACTTCGACCAGGCGCTCGTCTACTACCAGAGGGCCATCGAGATCGACCCGGGCCTGCTCGACGTGCGCAACAATCCGCAGATCGCCACCAACCGCCACATCCCGGAGATCCTGATCCAGTCCTACCTCGACAAGGGGGGCTCGGTCGTCCTGGCGGTCCAGTCGATGTACCCGCCCAAGCCGAAGAAGAAGCCGAAGCCCTAG
- a CDS encoding bifunctional aldolase/short-chain dehydrogenase, with protein MQNLWRDEEAGGLSGLDLLVYRSRLIGRDPNLVVWGGGNTSIKHEETDFRGRRVRVMRIKGSGSDLKSIEPKHFPGIRLDDLEPLEKRGAMSDEEMVAYLVHALMEPQSPRPSIETLLHGFVAHPHIDHTHADAILALTNTADGRRQVDAVFGQDAVWVPYRRPGFALSREVAEAVRTHPKARCVMLEKHGLITWGKTAKESYDATIEMNTRAEEHARQRGAGKAVFGPAARTPLPREARRAVVARIAPFLRGLLSGRPPDAGSGKGGTAAPPAGASPGHGGRVILRFDDGEDVLEFVSSRSARDLCQVGPATPDHLLYTKPRPLFVEPPADLETPGGSEGLKAALSDGLRQYAAWYEEYVRQHATGKEPRLDPLPRVVLIPGVGMLTAWKDAKHTRIVADIYHHTVGVMRAAQGIGEYRSLDIKDTFDVEYWPMELYKLSLAPPEKELARRVALVTGAAHGIGRAIARLFAAEGCHVAVTDLDGERAAAVAREICEAQGIDRAIGLRMDVAEESSVETAFRDTVLAYGGVDVVVSNAGMAHSAPIDRMDLKDWQRSLDVNATGHFLVARAALRVLKDQGIGGGLVFVASKNVLAPGKDFGAYSAAKAAETQLARVLAIEAGEHGIRVNIVNPDAVFQDSRLWSDAVREERARAHGVPADQLEDFYRRRNLLKVRVLAEDVAQAALWLASDRSGKTTGCILPVDGGVREAFPR; from the coding sequence ATGCAGAATCTGTGGCGCGATGAGGAAGCCGGCGGCCTGTCCGGCCTCGACCTGCTCGTCTACCGCTCCCGCCTGATCGGCCGGGACCCGAACCTGGTCGTCTGGGGAGGGGGGAACACCTCCATCAAGCACGAGGAGACCGACTTCCGCGGCCGCCGCGTCCGCGTCATGCGGATCAAGGGGAGCGGGTCCGACCTCAAGAGCATCGAGCCGAAGCACTTTCCAGGGATCCGGCTCGACGATCTCGAGCCCCTCGAGAAGCGCGGGGCCATGTCCGACGAGGAGATGGTGGCCTACCTCGTCCACGCCCTCATGGAACCGCAGTCGCCGCGACCGTCGATCGAGACGCTCCTGCACGGGTTCGTGGCGCACCCGCACATCGACCACACGCACGCCGACGCCATCCTGGCCCTGACGAACACCGCGGACGGCCGGCGGCAGGTGGATGCGGTGTTCGGCCAGGACGCCGTGTGGGTGCCGTACCGGCGCCCCGGCTTCGCGCTGTCGCGCGAGGTCGCCGAGGCGGTCCGGACGCACCCGAAGGCCCGCTGCGTCATGCTGGAGAAGCACGGGCTCATCACCTGGGGGAAGACCGCGAAGGAGTCGTACGACGCCACCATCGAGATGAACACGCGCGCCGAGGAGCACGCCCGGCAGCGCGGCGCGGGGAAGGCGGTCTTCGGGCCGGCGGCGCGGACGCCCCTGCCGCGCGAGGCGCGCCGGGCCGTCGTGGCCCGCATCGCGCCGTTCCTGCGGGGGCTCCTGAGCGGCCGTCCGCCGGATGCGGGGTCGGGAAAGGGCGGGACCGCGGCGCCGCCCGCGGGGGCCTCCCCGGGACACGGCGGGCGCGTGATCCTGCGCTTCGACGACGGCGAGGACGTCCTGGAGTTCGTGTCGTCCCGGAGCGCCCGCGATCTCTGCCAGGTCGGGCCGGCCACGCCGGACCACCTCCTGTACACGAAACCGCGGCCGCTGTTCGTCGAGCCCCCGGCCGATCTCGAGACGCCCGGCGGCAGCGAGGGGCTCAAGGCGGCGCTTTCCGACGGGCTGCGGCAGTACGCCGCCTGGTACGAGGAGTACGTGCGCCAACACGCCACGGGCAAGGAGCCCCGGCTCGACCCGCTGCCGCGCGTCGTCCTGATCCCCGGCGTCGGCATGCTGACGGCCTGGAAGGACGCGAAGCACACGCGGATCGTCGCCGACATCTACCACCACACCGTCGGCGTCATGAGGGCCGCGCAGGGGATCGGCGAGTACCGTTCGCTCGACATCAAGGACACCTTCGACGTCGAGTACTGGCCGATGGAGCTGTACAAGCTGAGCCTGGCGCCGCCGGAGAAGGAGCTGGCGCGTCGTGTGGCCCTGGTGACCGGCGCGGCCCACGGCATCGGCCGCGCCATCGCCCGCCTGTTCGCGGCGGAGGGGTGCCACGTCGCGGTCACCGACCTCGACGGGGAGAGGGCGGCCGCCGTGGCGCGCGAGATCTGCGAGGCGCAGGGGATCGATCGCGCCATCGGGCTCCGCATGGACGTCGCGGAGGAGTCGAGCGTCGAGACGGCGTTTCGGGACACGGTTCTGGCCTACGGCGGCGTGGACGTCGTCGTGTCCAACGCCGGCATGGCGCACTCCGCCCCGATCGACCGGATGGACCTGAAGGACTGGCAGCGGTCCCTGGACGTGAACGCCACGGGCCACTTTCTCGTCGCCCGGGCCGCCCTGCGAGTTCTGAAGGACCAGGGGATCGGCGGCGGGCTCGTGTTCGTCGCGTCCAAGAACGTCCTGGCGCCCGGCAAGGACTTCGGCGCGTACAGCGCCGCCAAGGCGGCCGAGACGCAGCTCGCCCGCGTCCTGGCGATCGAGGCGGGGGAGCACGGCATCCGCGTCAACATCGTCAACCCCGACGCCGTCTTCCAGGATTCGCGCCTGTGGTCGGACGCGGTGCGCGAGGAGCGGGCCCGGGCCCACGGCGTGCCGGCGGACCAGCTGGAGGACTTCTACCGCAGGCGGAACCTGCTCAAGGTCCGCGTCCTGGCGGAGGACGTGGCGCAGGCGGCGCTGTGGCTGGCATCCGATCGCTCCGGCAAGACGACCGGTTGCATCCTGCCGGTCGACGGCGGCGTGCGGGAGGCGTTTCCCCGCTAG
- the selA gene encoding L-seryl-tRNA(Sec) selenium transferase: protein MPSSRSLSGRPAPGPGRGRSRGGARTAVRAAPRSIPQVHAVMEREDLKEAAARHGRALIASLVRERLLDLRRRTVGRKLDGAGLAAEVDALPGWVEREARARTTSSMRPVINATGVVLHTNLGRAILPEAAARRMVEVARAYTTLEYDLARGSRGSRSSHLDRVASLLFPGRGFHVVNNNAAAVLLALNTLAEGKEVVVSRGELVEIGGSFRIPDVMRKSGAIMKEVGTTNKTRLLDYEKALGPRTGLILKVHPSNYRIVGFTAQAGLKEVAALGRRRGIPVVMDQGSGNLLDLARHGIRNEPSVFDALADGADVVCFSGDKLLGGPQAGLLVGRPGLVKRMKENSLSRALRLDKTTYAALEAVLLEYARGTAPTNLPVARMVTATYEEVGTRARRLAETIAARAGEALALEVVPGMSVPGGGSAPEEGLPTTLVSVVARGLSARAVEERLRAHSTPVIARIEGGRVLLDLRTVLEEQEDVLAEAVIGLARGA from the coding sequence ATGCCGTCGTCCAGGTCCTTGTCCGGCAGGCCCGCTCCCGGGCCCGGCCGGGGGCGCTCCCGGGGAGGCGCACGCACGGCCGTCCGGGCGGCGCCGCGGTCCATCCCCCAGGTCCATGCGGTCATGGAGCGCGAGGACCTGAAAGAGGCGGCGGCCCGTCACGGCCGGGCCTTGATCGCCTCCCTCGTGCGGGAACGCCTTCTGGACCTGCGCCGCCGGACCGTGGGCCGGAAGCTCGACGGCGCGGGGCTCGCGGCCGAGGTGGACGCTCTCCCGGGCTGGGTCGAGCGCGAGGCGCGGGCGCGGACGACCTCGAGCATGCGCCCGGTGATCAACGCCACGGGCGTCGTCCTGCACACCAACCTGGGCCGGGCGATCCTGCCCGAGGCGGCCGCCCGCCGCATGGTCGAGGTGGCCCGCGCCTACACCACGCTCGAGTACGACCTGGCGCGGGGCTCGCGCGGCTCGCGCTCGTCGCACCTCGACCGCGTCGCCTCCCTGCTCTTCCCGGGGCGGGGGTTCCACGTCGTCAACAACAACGCGGCGGCGGTCCTCCTGGCCCTCAACACGCTCGCGGAGGGGAAGGAGGTCGTCGTGTCGCGCGGCGAGCTGGTGGAAATCGGCGGGTCGTTCCGCATCCCCGACGTGATGCGCAAGAGCGGCGCCATCATGAAGGAGGTCGGCACGACCAACAAGACCCGCCTTCTGGACTACGAAAAGGCGCTGGGTCCGCGGACGGGACTGATCCTCAAGGTTCACCCGAGCAACTACCGGATCGTCGGCTTCACCGCCCAGGCGGGGCTGAAGGAGGTCGCGGCCCTCGGCCGGCGCCGCGGGATCCCGGTGGTCATGGACCAGGGAAGCGGCAACCTGCTCGACCTGGCGCGTCACGGCATCCGGAACGAGCCGTCGGTCTTCGACGCCCTCGCGGACGGCGCGGACGTCGTCTGTTTCAGCGGCGACAAGCTGCTCGGCGGCCCGCAGGCGGGCCTCCTCGTCGGCCGGCCCGGTCTGGTGAAGAGGATGAAGGAGAACTCCCTCAGCCGGGCCCTGCGGCTGGACAAGACGACCTACGCGGCGCTCGAGGCGGTCCTCCTGGAATACGCCCGCGGCACGGCCCCCACGAACCTGCCGGTCGCGCGGATGGTGACCGCCACGTACGAGGAGGTGGGGACGCGGGCGCGCCGGCTGGCGGAGACGATCGCGGCGCGCGCCGGCGAGGCGCTGGCGCTCGAAGTGGTGCCGGGGATGTCCGTTCCGGGCGGTGGCTCGGCGCCCGAAGAGGGGCTGCCGACGACCCTGGTTTCGGTCGTCGCCCGCGGCCTGTCGGCCCGCGCCGTCGAGGAGCGCCTGCGAGCGCACTCGACCCCCGTGATCGCGCGGATCGAGGGGGGCCGGGTCCTCCTGGACCTGCGCACCGTGCTCGAGGAACAGGAGGACGTCCTGGCGGAGGCCGTGATCGGGCTTGCCCGGGGCGCCTGA
- a CDS encoding carboxypeptidase regulatory-like domain-containing protein: MPLRRLPVAAFVCALAGLAAPVAFGQTSGGVRGTVIDDNGHPLPGAVVTLKNEHQASPGRGAVTGSAGEFQIASLPPAGDYALSVRLAGFATVTLHDIEVPPGRFVSLQVVLQPESRLRERVEVRAKPHVVDLDDTTIESRFSSEFIEALPILGRDYQDILSLAPGVSDVDGDGNPNIHGARDTDVVTLVDGVSTTDPLTGKIGAQLNIESIQEIEIKTSGATAEFGRAQGGFVNIITKSGGNEFKGTFKFFWRGSLLDGDGAGSDSPRLHAGVGEVGIRDLHFNDYLPFLSFEGPIVRDRAWFFMAHEYVHLDEPVNALNTAFVAGTREFREFAKLTWQVAANQRLSLSLNYDPQEYLNRGLNSFSRVESGFTDKVGGPILTLKAVSILNPYVSLETSVSHFDERPARTPTLDPDTNHNGIMAIDFDRDGELQARERDPGEDFDLDGAFDVLEFTDDLDGDGRIVRHGCEGAMREDKDCDGRLDVVPEDVNRNGILDSGEDRDYDGNLDAGDEDRNRDGNLNDTPFPATLYPYGRLAPVAPDRDYSLNQKTGIVSGPFYQDLFDRRRRFTFRQDLSAYLPDARGSHDVKVGLIAEREMFDRRVSSRALRAPYMVGKKGCPPVQQGNFEKPCVSTVRVLMAADSPVDNGALGVTAGMYAQDNYKPVPNLSLGLGLRFERESADTFGFSYFDPAPERLLFNRLRSIAGRTPGSSGLQVEADEIQRYGMLADPLYNGIGGLSTMLLPLRRSVERVALGRLTRPHTSVAFTSAELLGLLPEIFSGQEVDPRKALEYGFLPQQRQSFQLTNHNLAPRLSVSWDPPADGRTKVFASWGRYFDKLFLGTIVGEEGPDFLTRYYLYDASGLNGSIPDANLGNVISKSPPSITQVDRSLQTPFSDELTLGFEREVAPEVALSVTFVDRRFRNQLQDVDVNHSLRPDPVTGGPADRLGLPQFAPGTSGQDNALPLPDGFPDLYVHNIFFNQVLRVGNYNEARYRAIAVELRRRLARRWEMQGSYTYSRAVGSAEDFQSRLGNDPSTVETEFGYLDYDQRHVVKLNAAILLPRDWQIGASASWASGLPYSIISRFFALDDANYLQFRTRYGFTTKVDGNWRFVPVRRNSLRNHAVRDLNFRVRKTLPVGRNAGALFLEVFNVLNTDDLRIFNYLPTEADSFNPNDPTPLTRLQLDGVRRFGRRIQMGFQFEF; this comes from the coding sequence ATGCCCCTGCGCCGCCTTCCTGTCGCGGCATTCGTGTGCGCCCTCGCGGGCCTGGCTGCTCCAGTGGCGTTCGGCCAGACGAGCGGGGGTGTGCGGGGGACCGTCATCGACGACAACGGGCACCCCCTCCCGGGGGCCGTGGTCACCCTCAAGAACGAGCACCAGGCGTCGCCGGGCCGCGGCGCCGTGACCGGCTCCGCTGGGGAGTTCCAGATCGCGTCCCTGCCGCCGGCCGGGGACTATGCGCTGAGCGTGCGTCTTGCCGGCTTCGCCACCGTCACGCTCCACGACATCGAGGTGCCGCCCGGGCGATTCGTCAGCCTGCAAGTCGTCCTGCAGCCCGAGTCACGCCTGAGGGAGCGGGTCGAGGTGCGGGCCAAGCCGCACGTCGTCGACCTGGACGACACGACGATCGAATCGCGCTTCAGCTCGGAGTTCATCGAGGCCCTGCCGATCCTGGGGCGGGACTACCAGGACATCCTGTCCCTGGCCCCGGGAGTCAGCGACGTGGACGGCGACGGCAATCCCAACATCCACGGGGCGCGGGACACCGACGTCGTCACCCTGGTCGACGGCGTGTCGACCACCGACCCGCTCACCGGGAAGATCGGGGCGCAGCTCAACATCGAGTCGATCCAGGAGATCGAGATCAAGACCTCGGGCGCGACCGCCGAGTTCGGCCGGGCGCAGGGGGGTTTCGTCAACATCATCACCAAGTCGGGCGGGAACGAATTCAAGGGGACCTTCAAGTTCTTCTGGCGCGGATCGCTCCTCGACGGGGACGGAGCGGGATCGGACAGCCCGCGGCTGCACGCCGGAGTCGGCGAGGTCGGGATCCGGGACCTGCATTTCAACGACTACCTGCCGTTCCTGTCCTTCGAAGGGCCGATCGTCCGCGACCGGGCCTGGTTCTTCATGGCGCACGAGTATGTGCACCTGGATGAGCCGGTGAACGCGCTCAACACCGCCTTCGTCGCCGGGACCCGCGAGTTCCGGGAGTTCGCCAAGCTCACCTGGCAGGTGGCCGCGAACCAGCGGTTGTCGTTGTCGCTCAACTACGACCCTCAGGAATATTTGAACCGGGGGCTGAACAGCTTCTCCCGGGTCGAGAGCGGCTTCACCGACAAGGTCGGCGGCCCCATCCTGACCCTGAAGGCCGTGTCGATCCTGAATCCCTACGTGTCGCTGGAGACCTCGGTGTCGCATTTCGACGAGAGACCGGCGCGCACCCCGACGCTCGATCCCGACACGAACCACAACGGCATCATGGCGATCGACTTCGACCGCGACGGGGAGCTCCAGGCCCGGGAGCGCGATCCGGGGGAGGACTTCGATCTCGACGGCGCGTTCGACGTGCTTGAATTCACCGACGATCTCGACGGGGACGGCCGGATCGTACGACATGGGTGCGAGGGGGCGATGCGCGAGGACAAGGACTGCGACGGTCGCCTGGACGTGGTCCCGGAGGACGTGAACCGCAACGGAATCCTGGACTCCGGCGAGGACAGGGACTACGACGGGAATCTCGACGCCGGCGACGAAGACCGGAACAGGGACGGTAACCTGAACGACACTCCGTTCCCCGCGACGCTCTACCCTTATGGCCGCCTCGCGCCGGTGGCGCCGGACCGCGACTACAGCCTCAACCAGAAGACCGGCATCGTGAGCGGCCCGTTCTACCAGGACCTCTTCGACCGGCGCCGGCGCTTCACCTTCCGCCAGGACCTCTCCGCCTACCTGCCCGACGCGCGCGGCAGCCACGACGTGAAGGTCGGCCTGATCGCGGAGCGGGAAATGTTCGACCGTCGCGTCTCGTCGCGCGCCCTGCGCGCCCCCTACATGGTCGGCAAGAAGGGCTGCCCGCCCGTTCAGCAGGGGAACTTCGAGAAGCCCTGCGTGAGCACCGTGCGCGTTCTGATGGCCGCCGACAGCCCGGTCGACAACGGCGCGCTCGGCGTCACGGCGGGGATGTACGCCCAGGACAACTACAAGCCGGTCCCCAACCTGAGTCTCGGGCTGGGGCTCCGGTTCGAGCGCGAATCGGCCGACACATTCGGCTTCTCCTACTTCGATCCGGCCCCGGAGCGTCTGCTCTTCAACCGCCTCAGGTCGATCGCCGGCCGGACGCCTGGAAGCTCCGGCCTCCAGGTCGAGGCGGACGAGATCCAGAGGTACGGAATGCTCGCGGATCCTCTCTACAACGGGATCGGAGGGCTCTCGACGATGCTCCTCCCCCTGCGGCGCTCGGTGGAGAGGGTGGCCCTGGGCCGGCTGACCCGGCCCCACACCTCGGTCGCCTTCACCTCGGCGGAGCTCCTCGGCCTCCTGCCCGAGATCTTCAGCGGCCAGGAGGTGGATCCGAGAAAGGCCCTGGAGTACGGCTTCCTGCCCCAGCAGCGCCAGAGTTTCCAGCTGACGAACCACAACCTCGCCCCGCGGCTCTCCGTCTCCTGGGACCCTCCGGCGGACGGGCGCACCAAGGTGTTCGCCTCCTGGGGGCGCTACTTCGACAAGCTCTTCCTGGGGACGATCGTCGGCGAGGAGGGGCCCGACTTCCTGACCCGCTATTACCTGTATGACGCGTCCGGCCTCAACGGATCGATCCCGGACGCGAACCTGGGCAACGTGATCTCGAAGTCCCCTCCGTCGATCACCCAGGTGGACCGCTCGCTGCAGACCCCCTTCAGCGACGAGCTGACCCTCGGGTTCGAGCGGGAGGTCGCCCCGGAGGTGGCCCTGTCCGTCACCTTCGTCGATCGGCGCTTCCGCAATCAGCTGCAGGACGTCGACGTGAATCATTCCCTGAGGCCCGACCCGGTGACCGGCGGGCCTGCCGACCGGCTCGGCCTCCCGCAATTCGCGCCGGGAACGTCCGGTCAGGACAACGCCCTGCCGCTCCCGGATGGCTTCCCCGATCTGTACGTCCACAACATCTTTTTCAATCAAGTCCTGCGGGTGGGGAATTACAACGAGGCGCGCTACCGCGCCATCGCGGTCGAGCTGCGCAGGCGTCTGGCCCGCCGCTGGGAGATGCAGGGGTCCTACACCTATTCGCGGGCGGTGGGGTCGGCCGAGGACTTCCAGTCGCGCCTCGGGAACGACCCGTCCACCGTCGAGACGGAGTTCGGATACCTGGACTACGATCAGCGCCACGTCGTCAAGCTGAACGCCGCGATCCTGCTTCCACGCGACTGGCAGATCGGCGCCTCCGCGAGCTGGGCTTCCGGGCTCCCCTACTCCATCATCTCGCGCTTCTTCGCGCTCGACGACGCCAACTACCTCCAGTTCCGCACGCGCTACGGCTTCACCACCAAGGTCGACGGCAACTGGAGGTTCGTGCCGGTGCGCCGCAACAGCCTGCGCAACCATGCGGTCCGCGACCTCAACTTCAGGGTCCGCAAGACCCTGCCCGTCGGCCGGAACGCCGGGGCCCTCTTCCTCGAGGTCTTCAACGTCCTGAACACCGACGACCTGCGCATCTTCAATTACCTTCCCACCGAGGCCGACTCCTTCAATCCGAACGACCCGACCCCCCTGACGCGCCTGCAGCTGGACGGCGTGCGCCGTTTCGGGCGCAGGATCCAGATGGGGTTTCAGTTCGAGTTCTAA
- a CDS encoding MXAN_5187 C-terminal domain-containing protein, translating into MTVDEEIRRLDLEITKLKIQFDLYFTGSVPRPPTSQRDALEKQVKQMQFNIKSVGERFLYNSVLNKFNAYSELWLKGLRTKEEGAHLHPLARRAAHHSGASGGLTGGSNGGAAPRPAPGRRGAAKGPGKPPESWRIPTSGKDEKTLRNLYETFIAAKDQVGDRKKPSFDSFAREIARHTATIKGRVDCEQIDFKIYSNDNKVSIKAKPLK; encoded by the coding sequence TTGACCGTCGACGAGGAAATCCGCCGGCTCGACCTCGAAATCACCAAGCTGAAGATCCAGTTCGACCTCTATTTCACCGGATCGGTCCCGCGGCCGCCCACCAGCCAGCGCGACGCCCTGGAGAAGCAGGTCAAGCAGATGCAGTTCAACATCAAGTCGGTCGGCGAGAGGTTCCTCTACAACTCGGTGCTGAACAAGTTCAACGCCTATTCCGAGCTGTGGCTGAAGGGCCTGAGGACCAAGGAGGAGGGGGCGCACCTGCACCCGCTGGCCCGGCGCGCCGCGCATCACTCCGGCGCCTCCGGGGGGCTCACGGGAGGATCGAACGGCGGCGCGGCGCCGCGGCCGGCCCCCGGCCGGCGGGGCGCCGCGAAGGGGCCCGGCAAGCCCCCCGAGTCCTGGCGCATCCCGACCTCCGGGAAGGACGAGAAGACCCTGCGGAATCTCTACGAGACCTTCATCGCCGCCAAGGACCAGGTCGGGGACCGGAAGAAGCCCTCGTTCGACTCCTTCGCGCGCGAGATCGCCCGTCACACCGCCACCATCAAGGGCCGGGTCGATTGTGAGCAGATCGACTTTAAGATATACTCCAACGACAACAAGGTCAGCATCAAGGCCAAGCCCTTGAAGTAG